A segment of the Brienomyrus brachyistius isolate T26 chromosome 4, BBRACH_0.4, whole genome shotgun sequence genome:
TTTGTAAGGTTTTTAACTCACTTTGAGGCATAAAGAGATGTTGGTGTTCAAACGTGTTTACATGTGTTTGCTCTAAACAGCGGACCTGAAAGTGAAACTGCCCCCAGATCAGCCATTGGCATCGAGTGTGGATGGAGAGGCTGATGATATCAGCCTAAACTCAATGGTGCAGGTGGAGATGACTGGGAGGAAGGCGTACGGAACGGTGCGGTGGATCGGCAAGCTGCCGGATAAGGAAGGGATCATGGCCGGATTGGAGATGGTGAGTGTGCTCATTCTCGCCCCCTGTTGATCAGAAGTAATGATAACATTGCTtcatgtttttatgttttttaaggGTCTAAGGGCCCTATTTTCCACAAGTGGCAAGCGCAATGTAAAGTGTTTTTGCTAGTTTCGTACTGGTACATTTGTCGTCAAAATATCATGCTTTTGCACCCGATTCCCATTTGTAAGAGTGGTGTTTCGTAAATGAGGTGTGGCTGGGCACGTTGTCATTTTAAGGCAGCGAAAAGGCCACCTCTGACGGTAGCTCATGTGCCGCTGCACTTTAAAGGTGAGGCGACATGCCATTCCGATTGGTTTATTGCATGTTACGGCaaaaacacacctgattcaactccttgcacCTCCATTGTGCCAAATACCACAAAGCGCTTGAGCTAAATCATTTGtgctggaacagggaaagagctgagctacacagggctccgcccccccccccaggactggagttcgaCACCCCTGCATTACATTGTCAAAACAGAGCCCCAGAAAGATAACCTTGAAAATACTGCCTGTGATATTCCAGTGCACAGGCTTCTTGCCTCACGTCTGTGTCCGTGTCTCCCTGCCCAGGAGGAGGACCTTGGCGTCAGTGACGGCTCCTTCAAGGGTCGCCGGTTTTTCTCCTGTCCTGCCAGAAGAGGCCTGTTCATCAGGCTGTCCTCCTGTCAGCCCGACACCCGCTTCCTCCCCCCGAAGGCGGATGAGGGGGGGCCATCCAGCAAGTTTTCAGGTCACAAGACAGAAAAACACGCTAGAACCTACCACAAATGACTActtttagaccagtgtttctcaacccagtcttcAGGGACCtaagacagtctacatttttggtcccccccagcttccaacacacctgtaccaggtattctgtgtttttgattggctgagagctgggagggagcgaaaatgtggactgcctgggcGTCCCTGAGGACTGAAATGACAAACACTCATTTAGACCAAACTCAGATTCATCTTATACACGAATGGGCTAATGTCATGCGGTGTTGTGGAAGCTAATGCATCCCAGATTTAATCAGTATCAGATTCTTTACTCGCAGATTACAAAAAGCGCAACGAATTTCTTTTGACGCAGATGGTGGCATGACGTACCAAATAAACATACGATTTAAACAGGGTGAAGTAAATTATAAATAAGATGATATTCTGTTCTCCTTTTCACAGGCAAAATGAACTGGCTGGATTCGTTTTGTTCCCCTGTATTATTTTGTGTGTGACTTTGAACAATTCCGGATTACATCGGGGTCCTAGTATGAGTTTGGTTTAGGCTGGTTGCTGCAGGCCGTTTATTCCACAGCTGTTTCCACATTAAACACTTCTTCTTTTTCTTTAGACATAAATGGAGCTGATGACAGGTCCGTGTTTGGCAACGTCGCCCCCCTCAGGACAGACCAGGTACAGCAGCTGCTGATAGGCAACATGAAgggcatccagggacactgcaaCTCGTGCTACATGGATGCAGCCCTCTTCAGGTCAGAGAGGCACAAGGCTCCTGCACACGTCGCGACAGCATGtcatgtgggagggggggtccgACCGTCACCCTGTCCCTCTTTCTTGCCCCCAGCCTGTTTTCCTGCTCCTCCGTGCTGGACTCCTTACTCTTCAAGTCGGCTGGCTCAGTAGATCAGTCCGTCCAGACCATCCTTCGAGAAGATATTGTCAACCCGTTACGCAGgtaacccctcccccacccggtCGTTGGTTAAGAGATCATGACACCCCCACTAGGGAGTTACTCGTCCTATGCCTCTTCTATGCAGGGGGGTCATAAAGGAAAATTCCAAGGGCCGCTGACAGACACCATTTGATTATTCAGAGTTGGGAGGTCCATGCAAGATGGCGCCCAAAATCCAAAGTGGCACCCCTGCCTCCATGACTCTTTACTCTGGCTCAATGGGCTAAACCTGTATGCCTGTAGCCAGAAGGTCCTtgattcaaacccagcctcagcacgtctgcaggttcttgagaaaggcccttaacccccagctccctgggcgccctgacaggtggctgcccctcacggacagcttactctacaaagagcaagttgagggaggcgtaaaaaaGAATTTTCCCACGGGGACAATAAAGGAACTAAAGGTGTTAATTGCTATATGAGTATTTATCACTGCAGATAAGAGACAGTACTCGGTAGTTTTAGTTAATTATACTTGTTAGGctgttatatttttttattttaaaatttattgtaGATATTTTTACAATGTGTAAATAAGCATGTATTAGGTTTTGATATCCAAACTCATTCACAGACACATTGCCTTTGGTTTCTCACTGTTCTTAATTGTGTTGTTTTTATAAAAGTTTTAATAATAAGCTAAATAATGTCAAAAGACATTTAGGTTTCCTTAAATATTGAAATTACACCAAGCCCTGAACCTAAAACCAAGGTTTGTACTGAGGTGATGTGTACCATTGCAACCCtagaatttatttgtaatgtGCAAAAATGTGCTCCACAAAGTGTAATGACATTGTGGGATATTTTTCCGCTGCCGAGTCATCCTGGTAAAGTCCTCTTTCAGAATTTACCTCACGAACTGTCTGCGTGCGCCTGCAGTAAGGGCTTCGTGGCGGAGAGGAGCGTCATGAAACTCCGCAAGAAGCTGCAGGCCAGCAGATACATGACCACAGGCCCCACCTTCACCACGGACGAGAAAGGTAGCATAGCGGAGTGCTGGGACAAACTCGACCTGGTCCAAGCGCGGACTGGTCAAGGGGGACTTCCTGAAAGCCCTTCGATCACAGGAAGTGGAGACCATCTGCCGGTAAACATGACGTTCATTCTCTCACAGATCCAGAGGAGTTCCTTAACCTGATTGGCCACATCCTGCACCTGGAGCCGCTCCTCAAGCTGTGAGACCCTACCCTCTGGCAACCTGCCATCCTGGCACGGCTAACAGTAGCTAACGCATTTTCATGTTTACATAGGGTGACCTGTGGGGCTTCGGGTCCTTCATTTAGGTAGCTTGACGTTTTCCTGTCTGTAAAACGAAATATTACATATATATGGTGTTTCTTTTATATATGTAAAAGCTCACATATCTGGCAATGTTGGGATTGAGACAACTTCCGGACAGTTGAATGCTACTCTTGTAAAACACCGAACTAGAACATTAGTTCTTTTATACGCACATTAGTAATTATTACACTGTGAGATAAACAGCCGGACAGGTGGATACACAACTAAGGTGTGTTGCTGCATGAGTGGCACTGGGCATGAGCAGTAACTGTCATATATATAGCTCAGCAATTGTCTTTgtcatttatttgttatttttcttaGGTTATTGTAAATGTTAATAGAATAATCTTATTATTGATAATCTTTATTTTTCATACTGATGTTTTAGAATCTTCCCAGTTACTTGAATGTCAGATATGAGGGCTTGTACTGTATCTTCATGAGTTTAATTCTCACTGAATAATACTTCACCAAACTGTACAGACACCTGGACCCTGTCCTCCCTTTCGTCCGTGACAGACTGTCTGTCAGACATCGGCAGGACAGAAGCACCACTCACTGGACACTTAATGTAATTACTGTAAGGTACTGTTCTCTGAGCCAACAGGTCGACGGGGAAGAAAGTGCAGGAGAGTTTCTGCTATCAGATATTCCTGGATCAGGACAGTCTGGTGCTGCCCACAGTCCAGCAGCTTCTGGAACATTCTTTTTACAGCAACTCCCTCAAATTAGCTGAGgtaagtgtgtgagtgtgtgaaggGGGAAATATTTGAATGACTTCCTGGGCtttatatatgtaatttattaTATCTGGTGGAGACGTGGAGTTACAGGCCACTGATTGCATTAGCATCTGTCAGTGGGAATTCCCCCcttctgtccagggtgtctcccagCCTTGTTCCtctccccccacaaccctggcCAGGATGAGAGGCTGgagagtggatggatggatggatgcagtgtgtgtgtgtgtgtgtgtgtgtgtgttcagcatGGTTCAGATGGGCACAATGAATGGTGTTGGTTCAGTATACCCACCACTACTTCACCTGTCCTACATGACATGTACCTTGTGACCGAAGCTGAACACGCCACATCCTCTTCCCCACAAATGTCTGTCCAGGTACCTTCCTGCCTCATCCTGCAGATGCCCCGGTTCGGAAAGAAGTTCAAGATGTTTGATAAAATCATCCCCTCCCTTGAGCTGGACATCAGTGACCTTTTGCTGGAGAGTGAGTGCAGTGCCAGCGCCCTCTGGTGGATGCTTGGTGTAATGCATGCCATTCCCAGGTACAGTGATACTGCTTGTTGCAGATCCTCAGGAATGCGTGCTGTGCggagagctggctgcagtggaatGTGCTGACTGCTTTAGAGACCCTGTCTTTGGGAGCACGGGCTTCAAACAGTTCTGCAGCACTTGCACAAAGCAGGTAGGTCGGTCGGCAAAACCTCATAATCTGTTAATGAAGACGCCTTGCCTCAAACAGGCACTGCCTCTTAACTACTTTTATGCCTCCATCCACTATGCTGTGATGGGTGCATGAGCTgtgatgtgattggctgatggcaTTCAGCAACAGATACCGTTCGCCCTGTGATTGGTGTTTAACTGGGGTTCCCACCCCTCCAGGTACACCGTCACCCCAAACGAAGATCCCATACCCTGTGTACGCTCACCCCCCCAGAGGGATTCCAGCAGTCAGTCATCATCCCCAGGGAGAAGCTACAGCTGTTTGCAGTGCTGTGCATCGAAACCAGTCACTATGTCTCCTTTGTCCGGCATGGCT
Coding sequences within it:
- the cyldl gene encoding ubiquitin carboxyl-terminal hydrolase CYLD encodes the protein MATENSKEYVYFIILKTTTQNSSVFSGHICCILQRIYNSILDSPEEPKRLPVRCISYSFEIHVEAEALQLLTVKEAELLLALDNEEERLRTFQEKERLDFALTLTEGTAVSVEVTGAWCDGVIRYIGTITDTRMPIAPISGTVFGIELEGKYKGKGQNDGTFRGQRYFTCGVNCGVFAPFTRIRGTVQKKPDSPPSKKHDAESQMEPLGIGDRVTFFMEDDKGRHGTVLGLEIEQDAKHVLIQMDGNEKGEDGQIMHLPIDCVIREELLSPADLKVKLPPDQPLASSVDGEADDISLNSMVQVEMTGRKAYGTVRWIGKLPDKEGIMAGLEMEEDLGVSDGSFKGRRFFSCPARRGLFIRLSSCQPDTRFLPPKADEGGPSSKFSDINGADDRSVFGNVAPLRTDQVQQLLIGNMKGIQGHCNSCYMDAALFSLFSCSSVLDSLLFKSAGSVDQSVQTILREDIVNPLRSKGFVAERSVMKLRKKLQASRYMTTGPTFTTDEKDPEEFLNLIGHILHLEPLLKLSTGKKVQESFCYQIFLDQDSLVLPTVQQLLEHSFYSNSLKLAEVPSCLILQMPRFGKKFKMFDKIIPSLELDISDLLLENPQECVLCGELAAVECADCFRDPVFGSTGFKQFCSTCTKQVHRHPKRRSHTLCTLTPPEGFQQSVIIPREKLQLFAVLCIETSHYVSFVRHGSEPEDWIFFDSMADRKGDQDGFNVPRVQLCPEVARYLTMPLSQLASQNPREMEGVAKRLFCDAYMYLYQSPSMALYH